CGGCACGGCTGCCGACAGCAGCAGGGCCCGCATCTGCCGGTCTGAGCCCTGGAGCAGCCGGCCACCGCGTTCGCCGCCGACGATGACCAGAGTCCCGCGCGGGGTGAGCGCCCCGCGCAGCCGGTGCAGGGGCCGGTTGCCCGCGGTGTCGAGCACGAGGTCGTAGCGCCGCCGGCCGTCCAGCGCGTCCTCGCGGGTGTAGTCGATCGTGTGGTCGGCGCCCAGGGACCGGACGACTCCGGTCTTGGCGCCGCTGCAGACGCCGGTCACCTCGCCGCCCATCGCCTTGGCCAGCTGCACCGCGAGGCTGCCGACGCCGCCCGCGGCGCCGATCACCAGGACGTGCTGGCCCGCCGTCAGCCGGCCCGCGTCCCGCAGGCCCTGGAGGGCGGTCACCCCGGAGGTCGGCAGCGCCGCCGCCTTCTCCCAGGTGAGCGCGGCCGGCTTGACGGCGAGCCGGTCCTGCCGGGCACAGGCGTACTCGGCGAACGCGCCCGTGCCCGTGCCGAACACCTCGTCGCCGGGGCGGAGGCCGGTGACCTCCCGGCCGACGGCCTCCACCCGCCCGGCCACGTCCGCGCCGGGGATCCGCTGCCGGGGTGCGCGCAGCCCGAACCCCAGCCGGACGGCGTAGGGCATGCCCGCGGTGAGGTGCCAGACACCCGGGTCGACCCCGGCCGCGTGCACCCGGATCAGTACCTCGTGGTCGCCGGGGACGGGCCGGTCGGCCTCCCCGGGGCGAGGGTCTCCGGTGCGCCGTAGCGGTGCTGGACGATGGCCTTCACGATGTTCCCCTTCGGTGTCCGGGTACTGGAAGACGTCGTCGAGCGGGACGCCGAAGACCCGGGCGATCTGGAATGCCATCTCCAGGGAGGGCGAGTACCGGCCCTGTTCGATGGCGATGACGGTCTGTCGGGTCACGCCGATGCGGTCCGCGAGCGCGGCCTGCGTCATCTCCCCGTGCGTGAACCTCAGCGCCCGGATCGTGTTGGTGACCCTGGTCGGCTTCACCACGGGGCGGAGCCCCGCCGATGGGCGGCGATCCTGGCGGCGGAGCCGAGCAGCGCGGAGAGCACGAAGGCGAGGTAGACGGCGTTGGCCACCCAGAACGGGGCCACCTCCGCCATCGACAGCACCAGCGCCGCCACCCCGCCCAGCACGAGGAACGCCCGTCCGACGTACTCTCCGAACCGGTCGATCTCGCGGTCCCGCTGGTCCTTGCGGCCGGCCCCTCCGGCCAGATCGCCGCCGCCGCGATGTGCAGCGCGACGGAGGCGGCGATCGCGGCCCCGACCGACAAGAGCAGTGCCGCCGCGTACGGGACGCGGGCGAGCGGTGCACCGCCCGCGTGGCCGAGCACCACGGCGAGGTAGACCCCGTACGCGCAGGTGGTGGTGACCACCATGATCCAGGCGCGTCTCTCTTCGAATGCCATGCCCGTGAATGTAAAGCAGACCGGACATCGTGTCAAAGATTCTTGACCTCGCGACCGGGGCGTCACACGTCCCGCCGGTGGACGACGATCGCGGCGATCACCACCGAGGCGACGGACCAGGCCGCGAAGGTGATCCGCGCTCCGCCGACCGTCCGGTGGTGCGGCGAGCTGCTGCCGGAGACCGGGCCGCCGGCCATTCGGATCGTCCAGGAGTCCCTCAGCAACGTGGTGCGCCATGCCGCGGTCCCTTCCTGCCGGGTGTCGATCGACTTCCGGCGGGGCGACGAGGTGGCGATCGCGGTCACCGATCGCGCCCGCGGCCACGGCGCCACCCCGGGGACGGGCTTCGGCCCCGCTGGGCTGCGCGAGCGGGTCGCGCTGCTGTGCGGGGAGTTCCACGCGGCCCCCGGGGGCGTCCGGCTGACCGAGGAGCTGCGGCCGGACGTGGTGGTGATGGACATCCGCATGCCCGGGGCGGCCCCTCATCACCGACCAGGGCGACGCGATCTCCTGGCTCACCGACCGCCTGGCCGGCAAGCCGGTCCTCTCCAACTGCTGGACGATGCCCCTCCAGCCCTGACCCGCCCGTCTGCCACCGCGGCCGGTCCCGCGGGCGGGCCGTCCTGCCGGACCCGGGTCCGCGGCCGAAAAACCCCGCAGGTCGGAGCGGGTGGATGTGCCAGGATCGTCCGTCATGGAGAGTTGGGACGAACTGACCGTCACCGAGCAGGTGCTGGTCCGCCGCGCTGTCGCCGGTACGACCCCGCGCGGCAGCGCGCAGCACATCACGGCCGTCCTGCGGTGGGCGGGCTCGCCCGAGGTGCCCAGGCGGCGCAACGCGTCGCCCGCGGAGCAGCGGGAGCGCGTGCCGGAGCTGGCGGCGGCGACGCTCCGGCTGGTCGCGGACGGGTGGCTGACGGTGTGCCGGGCCCTGAGCACGCCCTTTGTCCAGGACGACGGCCCGGTGGTCACCGGCCCGGAGCTGGAGCGGCTGGTCGCCGACCCGGCGACGTGGCTGATGCCGTCGGGCAGCACGTCCGGCATGCCCGCCCTCTCGCTGCGGGCCACCGCCGAGGGGAGCCGCCGCTGGGAGGCCCGGGCGTACGCGCCGGACGCCCAGGTCGCCATGGACCGGATGGACCTGACGGAGGACGAGGAACGGGTCCGGGTGTGTGCCTTGGAGGCGAGCGGCTGGCTGACCGGTCCGTTCGGGATCCTCGCCGACCTGCCGTCCGAACTGGAGGGCGAGGAGCTGCGGGCGTACGTGACGGCGGACCTCGCCCCGCTGGTCCGGTTCGTCCGGGAGGGCGCGATCGAGGTGCTGCACGTCGCGGAGCCAGGAGCCGAGGCCACCATCATCCCGCCGGAGGACCTGGTGGACGCCTTCGGCGACCGGGAGTTGCGCTGCGACGACCGCGACGACTGGGGTGTCGGGTTCACCTGCATCCTGACCCAGTCGCGAGCCAACGCATTCCGCTAGCGCCCCGAGCCGGGGATGCGGCGCCGGTGCCCGCCCCGGGTCACTGGGCGGTCGCCGCGTCCTGCCCACCGCCCGTGCTGCGCCCGCCCGCGCGGGACGTCGGGCGGGTGGCCGGGCGGGGCTCGGTGGCGGTGTCCGCCATGACACGGCCGCGCGGCATGGTGAGGGTGAACAGGACGGCGGCCGCCGCGACCGCCGCCAGCACCAGATAGGTGTGCTGGTAGGCGGCGAGCGGCGGGTGGTGCGGGTCGCCGGACGGGCTGCCGAGCACGAGCGCGGTGGCCACGGTGGCCGGGGCGAGCGCATTGGCGCTCTGCCGCACGATCGTGTTGAGCATGGCGGCCTGGGAGATGTCCGCCCGGTCGATCGTGGTGAACGAGGCGATGGTGGTCGGCATGAAGAACGCGCCCATGGCCAGGCCCAGCAGGAACATCTGCAGCCGGAACGTCCACAGCCCGGTGTGGGCGTCCGAGGTGGCCAGCAGGAGCAGGACGCCCGTCACACCGGCCAGGCCGCCGGCGATGATCAGACGCGGACCGATCCGGCCGTAGACCGCGCTGACCACCTGCATGGTCAGCAGCACGCCGAAGGCCTCGGTGAAGGTGCTCGTCCCGCTGTCCAGCGCGCTGCCGCCGCGGACGTCCTGGATGAACAGCGGGGTCAGGAACATCGCCCCCATGATCGGCACGTACCCCAGCAGGGCGATCACGTTGGTGTCGCGCATCAGCCGGTCGCGGAACAGCCCCAGCCGCAGTGCCGGTTCGGCCGTCCGCAGCTCCCACCGGACGGCCGTGGCCAGCAGCACGGCGCCGCCGACGAGGGCGGTCAGCACCTGCGGCCGCGTCCAGCCGAGATCCGGCCCGGCACACGCCCCGTACATCAGGGCACCGATGGCGCCGGCGGACGCCAGCAGGCCCGGCAGGTCCAGCCGGCCCGCGGTGCGGTCGCCCGTCCCGGTGAGGAAGAGCAGGCCGAACAGGGCCGCCGCCAGGCCGAACGGGACGTTGACGTAGAACACCCAGCGCCAGGACAGGCTGGTGGCGAGCACGCCGCCCAGGATCGGGGCGAGGGCGGGCGCGATCTGCTGCGGGATCACCAGCAGCCGGGACAGCCGCACCTGTTCGGTGTGGCTGAAGGTGCGGAACAGCAGGGTCTGCGAGGCGGGCATGAGCAGACCGGCGGCCAGTCCCTGGACGGCCCGGGCGGCGATCAGGGCGTCGGGGCCGGGAGCCGCGCCGCACAGGGCGGAGGCGGCGGTGAAGGCGCCGAGCGCGGCCAGCAGCACGGCGCGGACGCCGAAGCGGTCCAGCAGCCAGGCGGAGGCCGGGATCATCAGGCCGAGGCAGGCCGGATAGGCGACGACCACGGCGGTCAGGGCCGCCGGGTCCATGTGGAACTGACGGGCGATGCTCGGCAGCGCGACGGTGGTGATCGCGCCGTCGACGATGCTGATGAAGGTGGTCGAGACGGTCATGATGGGCACCACACGGCGCTGGCTGAGGCGGATGCGCATAATGCTGAGCATACTCACTATGTGACTGCTCATGAAGATGAGGGACGGGATACGGCGACATGGCGGCCTTCGGCAGTAGCGACCCCCTGATCGACGAACTCTTCGCGACCACGCACCAGCTGCGTCAGTTCGTCGACGGACGGCTGCGTGACCACGGTGCCTCGGTCGCCCGGCTCCGGGCCCTGCGGATCCTCGCCCGGTCCGGCGAGCCGCTGCGCATGCGCGACCTCAGCGACCTGCTCGGCAACGCGCCCCGCACCACGACCACGCTGGTCGACGCGCTGGAACGGGACGGCCTGGTGGAACGCGTCCGGCACCCCGAGGACCGCCGCGCGTTCCTGCTCGCGCTGACCCCCGCCGGGGTGCGGTGCCACCGTGAGGCCGAGGAGCTCGACCGGGCCGCGCTGGCCGAGGCCACCGGCGGCCTCGCCGAGGCCGACCGCGAGCAGCTGCGCACCCTGCTCGGCCGGATCCGCGCGGCAGTGACCGCCGGCTCGGCGACCCCCGCCTGACGACCGCGCCTCCGCGGACGCAGGCGTCGTTGGTGGACTAGTAGTGCTTGTCAGGTGGCGTCGTAGGTCTGCCATGGGGTGGGTTGTCGGCAGGTGGGGCAGGTGCGGGTCCAGGTGGCGATGAGGTGTTGGAGGAGGTCCAGGGCCTGGTAGGGAGTCAGGCCCTGGACCGGACTTTGGGTGGGTGCGCTGTTCGGTGAGGAACAGGTGGGCGCCGGTGACGAGGGTGACGTGGCGGTGCCAGCCGGTGAACGAGCGGCCTTCGAAGTGGTCCAGGCTGTAGCCCTTGTCGACGATGACGTGGTCGGGTCGGGTGCGCGGGCGGCCCGGCCCGTTGCGGGGAAGGCCGATCGATTCCAGCACGCCTTCGAACCGGGTGCAGTGGTTCGCACTGCCGCCCGAGAGGACGAAGCCGAGCGGGCGGCCCGGCCCGTCGCAGGCCAGATGGAGTTTGGTGCTCAGTCCGCCAGGGGACCGGCCGAGGGCGTGATCACCCGTTTCGTCCCTGTCTCGTGCCCCTTTTTACCGCCGGTGGCGTGCTGGTGGGCCCGCACGACCGTGGAGTCGACCGAGACCAGCCAGTCGATGTCCCCGGCCGCGTCCTTCTCCGCCTGGACCTGCCGGAGCATCCGGGAAAACGTGCCGTCCAGGGCCCACCGGCGGAACCGGGTGTACAGCGTCTGCCAGGAGCCGTACCGCTCGGGCACGTCCTTCCAAGCCGTGCCGGTCCGCAGCTTCCAGACGATCCCGTTCAGCACCAGCCGACCGTCCGAGCGGGGCCGGCCCGCGGTCCCCGAAGTCGGCAGGAACCGTGACAGCACAGCCCACTCGGCATCCGAGAGCTCATGACGACGCACCATGACCGACATGATCTCTCATCACTTGATCAGCTTTGAAGACAACCCTTAGCGCCGCGTGAGCGGGGCCGGGGCCGGGCGGACGCCTGACGTGGAGCCGGTAGACCGGGTGATCCGCGGGTGGCTTACGCGGTGTCGCCGGTCGTGGCCTCGGCCTCCGTGAGTTCCGCGGAGCTCGGTCCGGTGATCTCGTCCCGCTGGCCAGCGTCGATCGGGGTGTGGCGGCACCGTTGAAGCGCCTCACGTTCGATCTCCGGGATCGCCATCGACTCGGCGAGCACGGCGGCGAGTGCGTCCACGTAAGCGCTGTCGATCTCGGCGCGGAACAGCCACCGGATGCTCTCGTCGCGGGTGATCAGGTCGATCGCCGAGCGGTCCCCACCGACCTGTGCGCTCGCCGCTCGGACGTACCGCACCCGGTCGACCGGGATGTCCTGCCGGATCTCGCCTTGCCCGAGGAACTCGTTCGTCCTGGCCGTAATGATGCGGCGATCCGTGACGGCGACCAGGGTCCTCGCCCCGGACTTGTCGATCGCTGCCGCCAGCTTCTCCTTCGCGCCGCCGATGATCGCGGAGATCGGGCCGAGGGCACCGAGCTGCTCGGGGAAGGCGAGGACGCGAAGGGTCTCACCGTTCTCGAGGAACCACCGCAGGACGCGGAGGTACGGCGCGGGATCCAGCGACTCGGGTGCGCAGTGGATGTCCGGAACCTTGAGCGGTCCGGCCGGCGGGTGGAGGGCGTCGGCCAGCGGCACGATCGCCTCCAGGAGCCGCGTAGAGATGTCGCGTCCCGCCTTCGCGTCCCGCCGCTTCCCGGTCAGCGAAGGTGACAGGGTGCCGCGTCCGGGGAGCTCGGCGATGGTCCGCAGCTCGCGGGTAAGCGAGTGGAGCAGCCGCGTCGTCTCGATGAGGGCCGAGTCGAGCTCCGCGCGGGTGTCGCGCGCGATGACCTCCGCGTACCGCGCCTCGGCGGCGTCTTCGCGGCCGGCGGCGCTCGCCCGTCCGGCGCGCAGTGCCTGGTACCCGGTCCACGCCTTGACGGAAGACAGCAGCGCGTTGGTGTCGAAGACGATCGCCTCGGCGTTGGTCTGGAGATACTCACGGCGGTGCCGGACGTCCGGCAGGTCGATCTCCGCGACATGGCCCCGCACGTTCCGCCGATACAGGTCGAGCTGCTTCTCCAGCGCCGCGCCACTGCCCGCGACGTCCTCCCACAGGGAGGTCGGGACCGACTCGAGCTCCCGCGCCTGGTCGACCGCGCGATCGACGACGGCGACGAGGCCGGTCAACTCGGCCCACTGCTCGTTGCGGATAGCGGTGAGCACCTGGCTGGTCAGCGCGATGTTGGTCCTGACCAGACCCGTGATCTCGGTCAGCTGCATCTGCAGGGCGACCATGGCCAGCGCCGGCCCGAGGTTGGCCGCCTGCGTCGCCGCGCCCACCTCGCCCACGGGGACGAGGCGGGCCGCGGCGATGATCCTGCCGTTGAGGAACAGCGTTCCGAGGTTCGCGCCGTCCTTGACGGCGAGCGTGGCCCCGGCATTGAGCAGGGACTGGGTCGCGCTGCTGAGGCGGTAGAGCCCCTGCGCGCCGGTGAACGCGGCTTTGAGGTGGCCGGCCGCGGTGGCGGTGCTGCCGATTGAGGCGAGGACTGTGGAGATCTGCGTGCGGTCGGCGGCCGACACCAGGCCGAAGTCGACCAGGCCGGGCCTGAGCTCCACCGGGACCTTGCCGAAGACGACCGCGACCCCGGGAATGATCTCCGCCAGGACCGTCGACACCGGCTCGGTGTCGGCCTCCGAGTCGGGCTCCGCACCGTCCGTAACCGGTGAGATGGCGGTCAGGG
The Kitasatospora paranensis genome window above contains:
- a CDS encoding zinc-binding dehydrogenase — its product is MHRSPASRTRRHCSCRSGPRSPPPSRCTSRRRRSGRRGRPQGPAGPRDRPVRRVRRTGVPRAGRGGGAGAVDGGGGPVLGGQRRLPRLRALRAARLRRQDRRPSAGLRPVVKPTRVTNTIRALRFTHGEMTQAALADRIGVTRQTVIAIEQGRYSPSLEMAFQIARVFGVPLDDVFQYPDTEGEHREGHRPAPLRRTGDPRPGEADRPVPGDHEVLIRVHAAGVDPGVWHLTAGMPYAVRLGFGLRAPRQRIPGADVAGRVEAVGREVTGLRPGDEVFGTGTGAFAEYACARQDRLAVKPAALTWEKAAALPTSGVTALQGLRDAGRLTAGQHVLVIGAAGGVGSLAVQLAKAMGGEVTGVCSGAKTGVVRSLGADHTIDYTREDALDGRRRYDLVLDTAGNRPLHRLRGALTPRGTLVIVGGERGGRLLQGSDRQMRALLLSAAVPQRLRGLMAVPRQPDLQYLAQAAADGRLDPLLDRTYPLREAALAVRHVHDGHATGKTVLTVAGQDGPTS
- a CDS encoding MFS transporter; translated protein: MRIRLSQRRVVPIMTVSTTFISIVDGAITTVALPSIARQFHMDPAALTAVVVAYPACLGLMIPASAWLLDRFGVRAVLLAALGAFTAASALCGAAPGPDALIAARAVQGLAAGLLMPASQTLLFRTFSHTEQVRLSRLLVIPQQIAPALAPILGGVLATSLSWRWVFYVNVPFGLAAALFGLLFLTGTGDRTAGRLDLPGLLASAGAIGALMYGACAGPDLGWTRPQVLTALVGGAVLLATAVRWELRTAEPALRLGLFRDRLMRDTNVIALLGYVPIMGAMFLTPLFIQDVRGGSALDSGTSTFTEAFGVLLTMQVVSAVYGRIGPRLIIAGGLAGVTGVLLLLATSDAHTGLWTFRLQMFLLGLAMGAFFMPTTIASFTTIDRADISQAAMLNTIVRQSANALAPATVATALVLGSPSGDPHHPPLAAYQHTYLVLAAVAAAAVLFTLTMPRGRVMADTATEPRPATRPTSRAGGRSTGGGQDAATAQ
- a CDS encoding MarR family winged helix-turn-helix transcriptional regulator, whose translation is MAAFGSSDPLIDELFATTHQLRQFVDGRLRDHGASVARLRALRILARSGEPLRMRDLSDLLGNAPRTTTTLVDALERDGLVERVRHPEDRRAFLLALTPAGVRCHREAEELDRAALAEATGGLAEADREQLRTLLGRIRAAVTAGSATPA